A portion of the Saimiri boliviensis isolate mSaiBol1 chromosome 1, mSaiBol1.pri, whole genome shotgun sequence genome contains these proteins:
- the ANCV1R gene encoding ancient vomeronasal 1 receptor gives MKPSADVLEIITCTILIFVSIVGNTCLFYSTRRCITGHLQTSFLLVFNLIFVHLIKNLVVNVMKIVYSSGIMLDSAGCKVLLFTSALTTSLTIWFLLYFSLLYHWKLYQIAHPLSENPSLDQQKHSLKVVSVLWVAGVVVYVPVLIHTRKPEFLNAGNDTDSLSTNRMYMDCPIVFQNKQVEFFYGKIVLVLIDILPLAILVFVCFWMSFLLSERKKMTYGDIWIGDDDSEIEILRGAKFSILLMLLITPLWISHFILVCFLKDLEACIFIPAVLTALSSSFSAISPFLLMLVNYKMKLVCFCGAKEEKPTPQPTNVILSPYA, from the coding sequence ATGAAGCCCTCTGCAGACGTGCTTGAGATCATCACTTGCACCATCCTCATCTTTGTTAGCATCGTTGGAAACACTTGTCTGTTTTATTCTACGAGAAGATGTATCACTGGGCATTTACAGACATCCTTTCTTCTAGTTTTCAATCTTATATTTGTCCACCTTATTAAAAACTTGGTGGTGAATGTAATGAAAATTGTTTACTCTTCTGGTATCATGTTGGATTCAGCTGGCTGCAAAGTTCTGCTCTTCACATCGGCCCTAACAACTTCACTGACCATCTGGTTCCTGTTATATTTTTCATTGCTTTACCACTGGAAGCTTTACCAAATTGCCCACCCCTTAAGTGAGAATCCAAGCCTGGACCAACAGAAGCATTCCTTGAAGGTGGTTTCTGTACTTTGGgtggctggtgtggtggtatacgTCCCAGTTTTAATTCATACTAGAAAACCAGAATTCTTGAATGCGGGAAATGATACAGATTCTTTGTCTACTAACAGAATGTACATGGATTGCCCAATTGTCTTTCAAAATAAGCAGGTAGAGTTTTTCTATGGTAAAATTGTTTTGGTTCTGATTGATATTCTTCCTTTAGCTATTTTAGTCTTTGTCTGTTTCTGGATGTCTTTCCTcctttcagagagaaaaaagatgacaTATGGTGACATCTGGATTGGAGATGATGATTCAGAAATTGAAATCCTTAGAGGGGCCAAGTTCAGTATTTTATTAATGTTGCTGATCACTCCACTTTGGATTTCTCACTTTATCTTAGTCTGTTTCTTGAAAGACTTGGAAGCATGCATCTTTATTCCAGCTGTTCTCACAGCTCTCTCTTCAAGCTTCTCTGCTATCAGTCCTTTCTTGCTTATGTTGGTTAATTACAAAATGAAGTTGGTGTGCTTCTGTGGTGCCAAAGAGGAAAAACCCACACCACAGCCTACAAATGTTATTCTTTCTCCATATGCTTAA